A region from the Medicago truncatula cultivar Jemalong A17 chromosome 6, MtrunA17r5.0-ANR, whole genome shotgun sequence genome encodes:
- the LOC25495083 gene encoding uncharacterized protein, which produces MGLVMATCHGILLLCTFSTLTFAVNPILKCCFRIPNPPTNSKCFISNRSTIARVPRTANFKLFVADVLNVLGVNWYVFYVLTIGVDNTWKEIARKKAIDLKCYFLWDPVYNGENDIYWITRDGVTVMDVDREIIIREYPLPPPRVDYAPIGIFSWMGDRLSCIVLVKGFSSAGAYQIYALDLDLGKWTLYHEMGPFDYGAICGHELDFDINISILGLRFRFWINDQIFFIALIDSSINRKSFSGVKKIIFCYNVKTRQLTKIDDIIVGHFEAWLHTNTLVSLPSTPT; this is translated from the coding sequence ATGGGACTTGTAATGGCTACTTGTCATGGCATTTTACTGCTTTGTACTTTTTCTACACTAACTTTTGCAGTAAACCCCATCCTTAAGTGCTGCTTTAGAATTCCAAATCCACCCACTAATTCAAAATGCTTCATTTCTAATCGATCTACTATAGCACGCGTTCCTCGCACTGCCAATTTCAAGTTGTTTGTAGCAGATGTCCTAAATGTTTTGGGGGTCAATTGGTATGTTTTCTACGTCCTAACAATTGGAGTTGATAACACATGGAAAGAGATAGCTAGAAAAAAAGCTATCGAccttaaatgttattttctatgGGATCCCGTTTATAATggagaaaatgatatttattggaTAACAAGGGATGGAGTGACTGTGATGGATGTTGACAGGGAAATTATTATAAGAGAGTATCCACTCCCCCCTCCGCGAGTGGATTATGCTCCGATTGGGATTTTTTCATGGATGGGAGACCGTCTTTCTTGCATTGTTTTGGTTAAAGGTTTTAGTAGTGCTGGTGCATATCAAATCTATGCTTTGGATTTGGATTTAGGAAAATGGACTCTTTATCATGAGATGGGGCCTTTTGATTATGGGGCTATTTGTGGCCACGAACTGGATTTTGATATTAATATCAGCATACTGGGCCTGAGGTTTCGTTTCTGGATCAACGACCAAATTTTCTTTATAGCACTTATCGATTCATCAATAAATCGAAAATCATTTTCAGGcgttaaaaagataattttctGTTACAATGTCAAGACTAGACAACTGACAAAGATTGATGACATTATAGTGGGCCATTTTGAAGCATGGCTTCATACAAATACTCTAGTTTCATTGCCAAGTACTCCAACATAG